In Erythrobacter sp. F6033, a single genomic region encodes these proteins:
- the aroB gene encoding 3-dehydroquinate synthase has product MDVIPVSLAGRSYDVMIERGCVLESFAASAGDYLTSYRTTGQTEARKVPIVADTNTHRIFKTAIEQSLDSNGFCADWFVVEPGEGAKSWAVLEQLTDWLLELGITRSDNVIALGGGVVGDLTGFACAVLKRGCGFVQIPTTLLAQVDSSVGGKTAINTRAGKNLIGAFHQPVAVLIDPLVLDTLPDREMRAGYAEVIKYGLLGDAAFFNWLAENGTDVLAREPSTLAHAIATSIRAKAAIVAEDERETTGVRALLNLGHTFGHALEAETGFSDRLLHGEAVATGMVLAAHYSARRGELSQSDAERARQAIAAAGLPAELAKLGITCSGTALADHMRHDKKMEGGTLPFLLLKSIGQAYLARDVELSDIAEFLDAQLVKQ; this is encoded by the coding sequence ATGGATGTGATCCCTGTTTCCCTCGCGGGGCGCAGTTACGATGTGATGATCGAGCGCGGCTGCGTTCTGGAAAGTTTCGCCGCAAGCGCAGGAGACTACCTCACAAGCTATCGTACGACCGGACAGACTGAAGCCCGCAAGGTCCCGATTGTTGCGGACACAAACACACACCGCATCTTCAAAACCGCCATTGAGCAGAGCTTAGACTCGAACGGGTTTTGCGCCGACTGGTTTGTGGTTGAGCCGGGAGAAGGTGCGAAAAGCTGGGCCGTTCTGGAGCAGCTGACGGACTGGTTGTTGGAACTCGGCATCACCCGTTCGGACAATGTCATCGCGCTTGGCGGCGGCGTTGTTGGTGATCTGACGGGCTTTGCTTGTGCTGTGCTGAAACGCGGCTGCGGCTTTGTGCAGATCCCAACCACACTGTTGGCGCAGGTTGATAGCTCAGTCGGCGGAAAAACCGCCATCAACACGCGGGCTGGAAAAAACCTGATCGGGGCTTTCCATCAACCCGTCGCTGTTCTGATTGACCCATTGGTGCTCGACACACTGCCCGACCGTGAAATGCGCGCAGGTTATGCCGAAGTGATCAAATACGGGCTGCTCGGCGATGCTGCATTTTTTAATTGGCTTGCCGAAAATGGCACCGATGTTCTGGCCCGCGAACCGAGCACCCTTGCCCATGCCATCGCAACCAGCATCCGCGCGAAGGCCGCTATCGTTGCAGAGGATGAGCGCGAGACGACGGGCGTTCGGGCTCTGCTTAACTTGGGCCATACATTCGGGCATGCCTTGGAGGCAGAGACAGGGTTTTCCGATCGCCTTCTCCACGGCGAAGCGGTTGCGACCGGAATGGTACTCGCCGCGCATTACTCGGCGCGGCGCGGTGAACTCTCACAATCCGATGCTGAACGTGCGAGGCAGGCTATCGCTGCAGCAGGCTTGCCTGCCGAGCTCGCGAAGCTTGGCATAACGTGTTCCGGCACGGCTCTTGCCGATCACATGCGCCACGACAAAAAAATGGAAGGCGGCACGCTGCCGTTCCTGCTGCTCAAATCCATCGGGCAAGCCTATCTTGCACGCGACGTAGAACTGTCAGACATCGCCGAATTTCTCGATGCACAATTGGTGAAGCAATGA
- a CDS encoding cyclase family protein has protein sequence MTRFIDLSIPITNDVISDPEVMRPKIQYMTHEDTWAQIAMFFPGLEKDDLPDGEGWAVEMLELSTHNGTHMDAPWHYHSTTDDGANPAPSIDEAPLDRFLRPGVKLDFSHMPHGHVVTAFELENAFAKIEYKLQPLDIVLIQSGAVYGTDNFTDQGVGLGAEATLWLTERGVEVVGTDAWSWDAPFSHTAKRWAEKRDPAIIWEGHKAGRIRPYYQIEKLTNLEALPAHGFTFSCFPVKIERASAGWIRAVAMVDE, from the coding sequence ATGACGCGCTTCATCGATCTCTCGATCCCCATCACCAATGATGTGATCTCTGATCCAGAAGTGATGCGGCCCAAAATCCAGTACATGACGCATGAAGATACATGGGCGCAGATCGCCATGTTCTTTCCGGGTTTAGAGAAGGATGACTTGCCCGATGGCGAAGGCTGGGCCGTTGAAATGCTCGAGCTTTCAACACACAACGGCACCCATATGGATGCGCCGTGGCACTACCATTCCACCACCGACGATGGCGCGAACCCCGCGCCGAGCATTGATGAGGCACCGCTAGACCGGTTTTTAAGGCCGGGAGTGAAGCTCGATTTTTCGCATATGCCGCATGGGCATGTGGTCACCGCGTTTGAACTCGAAAACGCCTTCGCCAAAATCGAATACAAGCTGCAACCGCTCGATATTGTCCTGATCCAATCCGGCGCGGTTTACGGCACTGACAACTTCACCGATCAAGGCGTGGGATTGGGCGCGGAGGCGACCCTGTGGCTAACCGAACGCGGCGTCGAAGTGGTCGGCACCGATGCATGGAGCTGGGACGCGCCGTTTAGCCACACTGCCAAACGATGGGCCGAAAAGCGTGATCCAGCGATAATCTGGGAAGGCCACAAAGCGGGCCGTATCCGTCCATATTATCAGATCGAAAAACTGACCAACCTCGAAGCGCTACCCGCCCATGGCTTCACGTTCAGCTGTTTCCCGGTCAAAATTGAACGCGCCAGCGCCGGATGGATCCGCGCAGTCGCCATGGTCGACGAGTAG